One genomic region from Indicator indicator isolate 239-I01 chromosome 7, UM_Iind_1.1, whole genome shotgun sequence encodes:
- the LOC128968295 gene encoding LIM domain-binding protein 3-like — protein MVDNGDNGGFLDKVKKTTYLVIDLFFMVSEFLLDIFTLYSLTRFSYGAKEAKSKAASERAPWEYQNARMVQQVTIMVLKGSFNRHSSTSISYQSKKRNTSQSYTPLPVSGSYSESPTASAASKQRVVTTASIKPSVYQPAPAPAPAPAPVHSYTPANTEPASRPPWVTDDSFSQKFAPGKTTTTITKHILPMGAPRPSPASTSAYPSPVSTSSKAPAIARGTVQRAERFPASSRTPLCGHCNSIIRGPFLVAMGRSWHPEEFNCAYCKKSLADMCFVEEQNSVYCERCYEQFFAPTCARCHTKIMGEVMHALRQTWHTSCFVCAACKMPFGNSLFHMEDGEPYCEKDYIALFSTKCHGCDFPVEAGDKFIEALGHTWHDTCFICAVCHVNLEGQPFYSKKDKPLCKKHAHAIHV, from the exons ATGGTGGACAATGGTGACAATGGTGGTTTTCTTGACAAGGTCAAGAAAACCACCTATTTGGTGATTGACTTGTTCTTTATGGTCAGTGAATTTCTATTAGATATATTTACTCTTTATTCTCTAACAAGATTTAGCTATGGAGCTAAG GAGGCTAAAAGCAAGGCAGCCAGTGAGAGAGCACCATGGGAATACCAAAATGCGAGAATGGTGCAACAAGTTACCATTATGGTTCTGAAAGGAAG TTTCAACCGACATTCTTCCACCTCCATCAGCTACCAGTCAAAGAAGAG aaaCACAAGCCAGTCATACACACCATTGCCAGTTTCTGGAAGCTACAGTGAAAGTCctactgcttctgctgcttcaaaACAGAGAGTTGTTACTACTGCCAGCATAAAGCCCTCTGTCTACCAGCCAG caccagcaccagcaccagcaccagcaccagttCATTCCTACACCCCTGCCAACACTGAGCCTGCAAGTCGCCCTCCCTGGGTAACAGATGACTCCTTTTCTCAGAAATTTGCACCGGgaaaaaccaccaccactatCACAAAGCACATCTTACCAATGGGCGCCCCAAGACCATCTCCTGCCTCAACTTCTGCTTATCCATCTCCAGTGTCAACTTCTTCTAAGGCTCCGGCAATAGCCCGGGGAACAGTTCAGAGAGCTGAGCGTTTTCCAGCCAGCAGCCGAACTCCTCTCTGTGGGCACTGTAACAGCATAATTCG GGGTCCTTTCCTGGTAGCTATGGGTCGCTCTTGGCACCCAGAAGAATTCAATTGTGCTTACTGCAAGAAATCCTTGGCTGATATGTGCTTTGTGGAAGAACAGAATAGTGTGTACTGTGAGCGCTGTTACGAACAGTTCTTTGCACCAACCTGTGCCAGATGCCACACTAAGATCATGGGG GAAGTGATGCATGCCCTAAGACAGACTTGGCACACAAGTTGCTTTGTCTGTGCTGCTTGTAAGATGCCATTTGGGAATAGTCTTTTTCACATGGAGGATGGGGAACCCTACTGTGAGAAAG aTTACATTGCTTTGTTCAGCACAAAATGCCATGGCTGTGATTTTCCTGTTGAAGCTGGAGATAAATTCATTGAAGCTCTCGGACACACTTGGCATGATACCTGCTTCATTTGTGCT GTATGCCATGTGAATTTGGAAGGTCAGCCATTCTACTCCAAGAAGGATAAGCCATTGTGCAAGAAGCATGCCCATGCCATCCACGTTTAA